From one Astatotilapia calliptera chromosome 10, fAstCal1.2, whole genome shotgun sequence genomic stretch:
- the LOC113030853 gene encoding uncharacterized protein LOC113030853: MTRRPSGGGRQRLFTQQQELAVVDLVRADNAIRLHQLRRTILADRRVFSNIDHVSITTIRRILGKHSITMKQLYRVPFERNSDRVKGLRAEYVRRIMAMDGAAQPHEYIFIDEAGFDLSKTRRRGRNVIGHRAIVHVPGQRGGNITLCAAICLRGLLHHHAMLGPYNSQHILTFLDALHNIVVQNRADQPRFVVIWDNVSFHRAALVQAWFTDHNQFEVVYLPPYSPFLNPIEEFFSAWRWRVYDRQPHARMPLLQAMEQACGDIEVTAIHGWFRHARGYFPRCLAGEDIACDVDEVLWPDPNRRRDP; encoded by the exons ATGACCCGAAGACCTTCTGGGGGTGGACGGCAACGCCTGTTCACACAACAGCAGGAACTTGCCGTTGTGGACCTAGTGAGGGCAGACAATGCCATCCGTCTCCACCAGCTACGACGGACAATACTTGCAGACAGGCGAGTGTTCAGCAACATAGACCATgtgagcatcaccaccatcagacgcatcttgggtaaacacagcatcaccatgaagcagctctacagagtcccattcgagaggaacagtgacagggtcaAAGGACTTCGAGCTGAATATGTACGG AGGATCATGGCCATggatggagctgcacagcctcatgaatacattttcattgatgaaGCTGGATTCGACCTGAGCAAAACAAGACGACGGGGTCGTAATGTGATTGGCCACAGGGCAATTGTGCACGTCCCAGGGCAGCGCGGGGGAAACATCACATTATGTGCCGCCATATGCCTTCGAGGACTTCTGCACCATCATGCAATGCTAGGTCCATACAATAGCCAAcacatactcacatttctagatgCTCTCCATAACAtagttgtacagaacagagcagaTCAGCCCAGGTTTGTGGTGATATGGGATAATGTCAGTTTCCATCGGGCTGCTCTGGTCCAGGCCTGGTTCACCGACCACAATCAATTTGAGGTGGTATACTTGCCCCCTTACTCACCATTTTTAAACCCTATTGAGGAATTTTTTTCGGCTTGGAGATGGCGAGTATATGACCGCCAACCACATGCCCGCATGCCTCTTCTGCAGGCAATGGAACAGGCCTGCGGCGACATTGAGGTGACAGCGATCCATGGATGGTTTCGGCATGCAAGAGGGTATTTTCCCCGGTGCCTAGCGGGAGAGGACATAGCTTgcgatgttgatgaggtcctgtggccagaccccaacagacggcgggatccatga